In Chitinophaga sp. HK235, a single window of DNA contains:
- the folP gene encoding dihydropteroate synthase, with the protein MRPHHINTLTEPAINCRGQLLSLASPVVMGIINVTEDSFYEGSRMHGLHQVVEKAGQHLQEGAAILDLGAQSTRPGATLIGPEEELDRLLPAIHAILNRYPQTIISIDTWYAAVAEKTIHAGASIINDISAGDLDKDMIPVAGSLKVPYIAMHMQGQPATMQQKPHYENVVQDVLDYMAKKLAECRAAGIRDFIADPGFGFGKTLEHNYALMKDLSLFHQILGTPVLTGISRKSMIHKFLNISPSEALNGTTVLNTIALLHGTHILRVHDVKAAVEAVRITEKMKGN; encoded by the coding sequence ATGAGACCACACCATATCAATACCCTAACGGAACCTGCTATTAACTGCCGGGGGCAATTACTTTCACTTGCCAGTCCGGTGGTAATGGGCATTATCAATGTAACAGAAGATTCCTTTTATGAAGGCAGCAGAATGCATGGGTTACACCAGGTGGTAGAGAAAGCCGGCCAGCACCTGCAGGAAGGGGCTGCAATCCTCGACCTTGGTGCACAGAGCACCAGGCCTGGCGCTACCCTGATAGGACCGGAAGAAGAGCTGGACCGGCTGTTGCCGGCTATTCATGCTATTTTAAACCGTTACCCTCAGACCATCATCTCCATAGATACCTGGTATGCCGCAGTAGCGGAAAAAACCATACACGCCGGCGCCTCCATCATCAATGATATCAGTGCGGGTGACCTGGATAAAGACATGATCCCGGTAGCCGGCAGCCTGAAGGTCCCTTACATTGCCATGCATATGCAGGGCCAACCTGCTACCATGCAGCAGAAGCCGCACTATGAAAATGTGGTACAGGACGTACTGGACTATATGGCGAAAAAACTGGCCGAATGCCGGGCTGCCGGGATCCGGGATTTTATTGCCGACCCGGGATTCGGATTCGGGAAAACCCTGGAACATAACTACGCCCTGATGAAGGACCTTTCGCTCTTTCATCAGATACTGGGGACACCAGTACTTACAGGCATCTCACGCAAATCAATGATTCACAAATTTTTAAATATTAGTCCTTCTGAAGCATTAAATGGGACAACAGTACTCAACACCATCGCATTGCTACATGGTACCCACATACTGAGGGTGCATGATGTAAAAGCAGCTGTGGAAGCAGTCAGGATTACGGAGAAAATGAAAGGCAATTAA
- a CDS encoding DUF1599 domain-containing protein: MSTLAQYEAAIAGCKDIFLKKTKDYGTSWRVLRPISVVDQIFIKAQRIRNIQEIGAQKVEDNIEGEFKGIVNYGVIGLIQMEQHGNPYTDLPVEEVEKLYNHYIYKIKTVMEAKNHDYGEAWRDMSQESFVDLILTKLLRIKQILRNQGQTLISEGIDANYVDIVNYALFALIKISEA; the protein is encoded by the coding sequence ATGAGTACATTAGCACAATACGAAGCCGCAATCGCAGGCTGCAAAGACATCTTCCTGAAAAAAACAAAAGATTACGGCACTTCCTGGCGGGTGTTACGTCCCATTTCAGTGGTAGACCAGATTTTTATTAAAGCCCAGCGTATCCGTAATATACAGGAGATCGGCGCACAAAAAGTGGAAGACAATATTGAAGGAGAATTCAAAGGCATCGTAAATTATGGGGTTATTGGATTAATCCAGATGGAGCAGCACGGTAACCCCTATACGGATTTACCTGTAGAAGAAGTGGAGAAGCTCTATAATCATTATATTTATAAGATCAAAACGGTCATGGAGGCCAAAAACCACGACTATGGAGAAGCCTGGCGTGATATGAGCCAGGAGTCTTTTGTAGACCTCATCCTGACCAAGTTATTGCGAATCAAGCAAATCCTGCGCAACCAGGGGCAAACACTGATATCGGAAGGAATAGATGCCAACTATGTGGATATTGTAAACTATGCATTGTTTGCGCTGATCAAGATCAGCGAAGCATAA
- a CDS encoding BT_3928 family protein, whose amino-acid sequence MKVILNLLRIIVGVLFIFSGLIKANDPLGLSYKMDEFFEVLHLTFLSPYSLAFSIIMNAFEIIAGVAVLVGYRMRIFSVLLLLLIIFFTFLTGYALFSGTIRECGCFGDCIKLTAVETFWKDVALLVMILVIYFFRNRIQPLFKGAGIVLFIAAVFSFGVQWYTLKHLPFIDCLPYKVGNNIPEKMKLPPGATPDVYEMIFIYEKNGEKKEFTADNYPWSDSTWKFVDRKDKLIKKGNAEPAVKDFILTDLDGVNQTQAILNETKPVYLFLVQNVEKAGKGWDEKMKAVQQKWKNGEVLIYGVSASTKDQIAAFEKQHGLEFPFVQMDGVAIKTAGRSNPCLILLDKGTIKGKWHYNDIP is encoded by the coding sequence ATGAAAGTTATCCTGAACCTATTGCGGATTATTGTTGGAGTATTGTTTATCTTTTCGGGCCTGATCAAAGCCAATGATCCGCTGGGCCTCAGCTATAAGATGGATGAGTTTTTTGAGGTACTGCACCTCACTTTTCTGTCACCCTATTCCCTGGCATTTTCCATCATCATGAATGCCTTCGAAATCATTGCCGGTGTAGCGGTACTGGTGGGATATCGTATGCGTATCTTCTCCGTACTGCTGCTGTTACTGATCATCTTTTTCACCTTCCTCACAGGTTATGCCCTGTTCAGTGGCACCATCCGGGAATGCGGTTGTTTCGGCGACTGTATCAAACTGACCGCAGTGGAAACATTCTGGAAAGATGTAGCCCTGCTGGTAATGATACTGGTAATCTACTTTTTCCGCAACCGTATACAACCACTATTCAAAGGAGCGGGCATTGTATTATTCATCGCTGCGGTGTTTTCATTTGGTGTACAGTGGTATACCCTTAAGCACCTGCCGTTTATCGATTGTCTCCCTTATAAAGTGGGCAACAATATCCCGGAAAAAATGAAACTGCCTCCTGGTGCTACTCCTGACGTGTATGAGATGATATTTATCTATGAGAAGAATGGAGAGAAAAAGGAATTTACTGCCGACAACTACCCCTGGTCAGACAGCACCTGGAAGTTTGTAGACCGTAAAGACAAACTGATCAAAAAAGGTAATGCCGAACCGGCTGTCAAGGACTTCATCCTGACTGATCTCGACGGTGTTAACCAGACACAGGCCATCCTGAACGAAACCAAACCGGTATATCTCTTCCTGGTGCAGAATGTTGAAAAAGCAGGAAAGGGATGGGATGAGAAAATGAAAGCAGTGCAACAAAAATGGAAAAATGGTGAAGTCCTGATATATGGTGTGTCTGCCTCTACCAAGGACCAGATCGCTGCCTTCGAAAAACAACACGGACTGGAATTCCCCTTTGTACAGATGGACGGTGTGGCCATTAAAACTGCCGGCCGCAGCAATCCATGTCTGATTTTACTCGACAAAGGCACTATCAAAGGTAAATGGCATTATAACGATATTCCGTAA
- a CDS encoding ABC transporter permease — protein MLRFLLRKTGYGLLVLLGVVVLVFFLFNVLPGDPARLTLGQRADVSSLENVRKELHLDQPVGVQFLLYLNDLSPLGVHEQADATENLHYVTLAHLSAGKILVLKTPYLRRSYQGKKPVWEILTEALPGTLLLATAAMLFATVVGIGLGVLSAVKQNTWMDTSAVFASVIGISAPSFFAGIVLAYLLGFVWSDYTGLHMTGSLFDVDPFKGRVLNLRNLILPAITLGIRPLAIIVQLTRSAMLDVLHQDYIRTAYAKGLSRSRVIWHHGLRNALNPVVTAITGWFAELLAGAFFVEYIFGWKGIGKVTVDALDKFDFPVVMGAILFTAGIFVLVNILADMLYSVIDPRIKL, from the coding sequence ATGTTACGTTTTCTTCTCCGGAAAACAGGATATGGCCTGTTGGTATTGCTGGGTGTGGTGGTGCTGGTGTTCTTCCTGTTTAATGTATTACCTGGTGATCCGGCCCGGCTTACCCTTGGACAGCGTGCCGATGTGTCTTCGCTGGAAAATGTCCGTAAAGAATTGCACCTCGACCAGCCGGTGGGGGTGCAGTTCCTGCTCTATCTCAACGATCTTTCACCGCTAGGTGTGCATGAACAGGCTGATGCTACAGAAAATCTGCACTATGTGACGCTGGCTCATCTGTCAGCCGGAAAAATACTGGTATTAAAGACACCCTATCTGCGCCGCTCCTATCAAGGGAAAAAGCCGGTATGGGAGATCCTTACCGAAGCATTGCCCGGTACTTTACTGCTGGCCACAGCAGCGATGCTCTTTGCTACTGTGGTAGGAATAGGCTTAGGGGTGCTGTCTGCGGTTAAACAAAACACCTGGATGGACACGAGCGCTGTCTTTGCCAGTGTGATTGGTATATCAGCACCGTCTTTCTTTGCCGGTATTGTGCTGGCTTATTTGCTGGGTTTTGTGTGGAGCGATTATACCGGTCTGCATATGACTGGCAGTCTCTTCGATGTAGATCCGTTTAAGGGGAGGGTGCTCAACCTGCGCAATCTGATATTGCCTGCGATCACACTGGGCATACGTCCGCTGGCCATCATCGTGCAACTGACGCGCAGTGCTATGCTGGATGTGCTGCACCAGGATTACATTCGCACAGCTTACGCCAAAGGACTTTCCCGCTCCCGGGTGATCTGGCATCATGGACTCCGCAATGCACTCAATCCGGTTGTTACCGCCATCACCGGCTGGTTTGCTGAACTGCTGGCAGGTGCTTTCTTCGTAGAATACATCTTTGGCTGGAAAGGAATCGGAAAAGTAACAGTGGATGCGCTGGACAAATTCGATTTCCCCGTAGTGATGGGCGCGATCCTGTTTACCGCTGGCATCTTTGTATTGGTCAATATCCTGGCTGATATGCTTTACTCCGTAATTGATCCCCGCATTAAATTATAA